A region from the Corallococcus caeni genome encodes:
- a CDS encoding gamma carbonic anhydrase family protein, translating to MPLKPFRGVSPRVHPSCFIEDSAQVVGDVELGEDSSIWFNSVLRGDVNSIRIGKRTNIQDLTMVHVTSQGDSTTVGDDCTVGHRVILHGCVVGNRVLVGMGAILMDGVEVGDDCIIGAGTLLTPGTKIPPGSLVVGSPGKVKRPLHDGEREFLVQSALHYVHTAAEHRASR from the coding sequence ATGCCGTTGAAGCCGTTTCGCGGGGTGTCCCCCCGCGTCCACCCGAGCTGCTTCATCGAGGACTCCGCCCAGGTGGTGGGCGACGTGGAGCTGGGCGAGGACTCGTCCATCTGGTTCAACTCCGTGCTGCGCGGGGACGTGAACTCCATCCGCATCGGCAAGCGCACCAACATCCAGGACCTCACCATGGTGCACGTCACCAGCCAGGGTGACTCCACGACGGTGGGCGACGACTGCACGGTGGGCCACCGGGTCATCCTCCACGGGTGCGTCGTGGGCAACCGGGTGCTGGTGGGCATGGGCGCCATCCTCATGGACGGCGTGGAGGTGGGGGACGACTGCATCATCGGCGCCGGCACGCTCCTGACGCCCGGGACGAAGATTCCCCCGGGGTCACTGGTGGTGGGCTCGCCCGGCAAGGTGAAGCGCCCCCTCCACGACGGCGAGCGCGAGTTCCTGGTGCAGTCCGCCCTCCACTACGTGCACACCGCCGCCGAACACCGCGCCAGCCGCTGA